From Bacteroidales bacterium:
ATGATCCCGATGATCATATAAATGCAGACCGAGACCACGATCACATCCACCGTCACCCTTGCACTTCCTGCGATCATCAGAAACAGACTGCGTATAATGAAAATGAAAAACGAAAGGTAAAGGATGCTGGTCGCAATGATCATATTGGATTCATCCCTGAATAGATAGCTTGTCCACTGCAGCAGAGCTACCAGGAGGGCCAGGGCAAATCCAAAAAGAATGAGTCTTCTTCCTGTCATCACAGCACTGACACTGGTGAAGACTACCAGTGAAAAAGTGACCCTGAATATAAAATTGTTAATAGAAAAAGTACCCATAAAAGCAGGCAGTACGATCAGTGCCAGGAGAGAAAAGAAAAGGATCCAGTACCTCCTGTTTTGTAATAGACGATCGATGATATTCATGGAGCATAAATTTAGGTTCATTCAAATATAGGAAAGAA
This genomic window contains:
- a CDS encoding ion channel; this translates as MNIIDRLLQNRRYWILFFSLLALIVLPAFMGTFSINNFIFRVTFSLVVFTSVSAVMTGRRLILFGFALALLVALLQWTSYLFRDESNMIIATSILYLSFFIFIIRSLFLMIAGSARVTVDVIVVSVCIYMIIGIIFAVLCSTLDKIYPEAYTDIVMTGNRIHEFVYFSFITMATVGYGDIVPKIPQTATLAVLMGITGQLYMTIIVAILVGKFLQQTNK